TTTATGGACATAATGTTTTGCTTTTTATGCACAACTTATGAATATAAATTATGTTGTTATATAGATATATTGTATCTAAGTTTGTGTGTAATTTTTGTAGTATAACTTGTTTTTTGCGAGAAATAGTATAACTTGTTCTAATAATTTTATTCATATATATTTTGCATATGATTTAATTTATATAAGTTTGTgtcatatatagtttttattaTATTGAACGATGAAAGAGAATGAGGACTACGGACGGTTGTCCACGTACTGGTCTGTGGACTGTGCGTGGGATGACTCGTCTGCGCTGCTGCGCAAGGGACCAGTATGCGGAGGGGAGGAAAGCAGGCTCTAGATCGATTGCCTGATCtgtaaaaaaaaagggaagaaaGGTGGGGTTCGGACTTCGGACAGTGGAAGGGCACGCTGTCGGATCGATTGCCAGGAACCGTCCTAGTGCGCGCGCGCTAATTAGAAACCCCCAGTCGAGTGTTTTGGGGGTAGTTCCATTGGAAATGGCACGATGATAGACTGATCGAGGCGTTCAGATATTTGAAGCGAACTTGCGATATTGAATCTGGATAACGGCTTTTGAACCTCTATCAGAggtccgcgggggggggggggggggggggggggggcacaatTTTTTCTCTCTTGGGTTTGAGTGATGGCATGGTGTGGTAAAAATGTTGAGAAGTGGTACCGTAGAGGGTTGAATATTGAGGGTAACGTGACGAATTTGTTGAATTATTTTTAACGTGCCTGATGTAGCTTCTCGTTCTGTACTTGTTGCGTGTTGGTTTGGCCGGCTCGGCTAGGACTCTGTGGAATTCCGGGCATGCCGTGCGTGCGCACTATTGTCTCTAGGCTCACTAGGTGAGGGGGGAACATAATTTCAAAGGATAAGGAAGGATAACTAAGCTGTTTTGGCATCCCGAATTCAGGTGTCACTAAATATTTTTAAGATGATTTGGTGATGGATATCCATTTTGTTTAGTTGATTGATAAGTGGATGAGTTTCTGTGAAAAGTTTTGGAGTGCAAAATTCGATCTGCAATAGCGGTACTAGTCTACTAGAAGCAGGGTCGTGGATGGCTGAGTGCTTTTAATTTTCAGGGAGATTCCATGACTACTGAATGTTCTTCAAGAAAGTTATAGTACACATTTATAGTTCCTGTGTTGGGACTTTCTGAAATAGTTATTTGCTTGCTTGTTTGGTGAAATTCAAGTCATTCCTGAATTTATTTTCTGACCATGCTGCTTGGTTATTTCGCAGGTGCATTTTGGTGGATGAGCAGGACAATGTTGTTGGACACGAATCAAAATACAACTGTGAGTTCTATTCCACCCGGTGTATCTAATTTAATTCTGTGCCCTTTTGTTGTCCTTTGAATTGGCTGCTGGAATTGCACTTGACTGCTCATTTGTATGTATGGTGTGCTAGGCCATCTGATGGAAAAGATTGAATCTGAGAATCTGCTCCATAGGGCTTTCAGTGTGTTCCTTTTCAACTCAAAATATGAGCTGCTACTCCAGGTTTGGAAATTTTCTTTTCATTCTGCACTTGTACGTTATATTTTACAATTTTGTCGCTCAATTTTTGTTCTGCACCTGGCAAAGGTTTTCAATTTCCATTTTTGAATTTGATATGTTCGAAATGGAAACTCATGAGGTCCCATGTTGCTCTGGTAGCTTCTAACACTAGATCTCCTGCTGGAAGTTGGGCTCATGCCATCTGGATGAACAACCACTGCTTACAATGATGCTTTGAAAACTTTAAATATTGTTTCTGTGATCATATATACGGCAGTTACTGTTAAGTTGCATTAGATGATGTGACTTCCGTATATCTTTGTTACATGTTACTTAATCAGACATGCTCCCTGTGACAAAGCTATACGTTTAGGTTTGCAAAGTTACCCTGGTCTGCGTTTGATGTTTTGGCTAATAAACTATCACTATCCTATTAGTCATCAAATTGTTTCTTATTAGTATCTTCTACTCTTTTTGCAGCAAAGGTCTGCAACAAAGGTTACATTTCCTTTAGTTTGGACAAACACCTGCTGCAGCCATCCTCTGTACCGTGAGTCTGAACTTATCCAGGAGAACTACCTTGGTACGTTACAGAAAAGCTTGCAAAATGGAATTGTTTGATTTCGTTTCTCATCCTCTTTCAGTAATAACTAGTAACTTTTTGTTCTCCAGGTGTGAGAAATGCAGCACAGAGGAAGCTCCTGGATGAGCTGGGCATCCCAGCTGAAGATGCCCCAGTCGACCAATTTACCCCTGTTGGTCGGATGCTCTACAAGGCTCCATCTGATGGAAAATGGGGCGAGCATGAGCGTAAGTTGTTGTCCCAGGCTAGTCATGTTTGTTAAAGCCAGTTCATTCATTAGAATGCTCTGAACAGACTGAGCATTGTTGCTGGAAAATGTTTCACCAGAATCACTCACTGCTGACGCTGGCTCCTTTCTTCTCATCCTCAGTTGACTCTATCCTGATCATTGTCCGAGACGTGAAGCTGCAGCCGAACCCAGATGAGGTCGCCGACGTGAAGTATGTGAACCGCGAGCAGCTCAAGGAGCTGATCCAGAAGGCGGACGCTGGTGAGGATGGCGTGAAGCTCTCCCCCTGGTTCCGGTTGATCGTTGACAACTTCCTCATGCGCTGGTGGGACCATGTTGAGAAGGGAACCCTCAGCGAGGTCGTGGACATGGAGACCATCCACAAGCTGAAGGAGTGAGGGGCTGCTGCCTAGCGTGGCTCCGGTGACCTCGTCACTTGTTGCTATGCCGCATGCTTATAGCGCTTACCTATGAGAGGTTTTGCCTTGTGTGCTATTGAGAACCAGATGTCCAGATCGTTTGTTTAACCGGTGCTTATACATCATCCAAATAAACAGCAATAAGTTGGACGTGTTCGTCCCCCACTATATGGTGGTCAGATCATCGGTAGTCTCTTTTATTTTCAGTAGGCTAGGCCACTGCTTGTTGTAGCAGACTAGCAGGTGGTCTGTAAGCTGTGTAGATCGCTCCCGCCGCCAGTCTGTGGATTGCAACCAGTACGGTTGTTTTCTTGGCCTCTGGTAGTCTGTGAAGATTGCAACCAGTATGGATATAGATGAGCTTCTGATAGAGGATGCCAGTGCAGCACTGAACTCTTGACAAGGGCACTCCTCCACTCGACGAGTTCGGACTTGAGTAGCAGGACAAGATACCATCTTATTTACTACAGGTTACAACACCAAATTGGACACAATAATCAAATTGATGAAGACATTAGATATTGAATCACAATCTCACTTTCATAACAATTAACAACTTTACTCAACACGTGTGCTCTGAAGCTTGGCTTCTGAACTTCTCTTTGTTCCCGCAGAAGGTCGTGCAGAAGTTGCCCTCCTCTTGCGATTGGCAGCACCGGTTGCGCTCTCGTTGGTGGTACGTACAACACCTGGGCCAACCCCGTTCCGACCGTGGCCGggctcctcggcgtcggcggcagcggcgactaAAATTCTAAACCACTTCGCGATGGCGGACAGAGGGGGTGAGCCGCATCACTGGGCGCTGGTACACACGACCTTCTGTGTACGGCGGCAGCTGCAGCACTCGGCAACTGTGGACCAGTGGACGGCGAGTCGGCGACGAGCGAGCTGCGACACCAGTGTtgtgggcggtggcggcgagatgACACCCAGCATCAacgttattttttttctcttttgtgTGTAATAAATAGACTTATGGGCCGGATGACCAACATGGGCTGAACGTATGGTCCAAGTTCCTTGTTTCTCAAAGATGATGAATCTGATTATCTGAGGTAGATTTAGCAACTTCAGAGGaaccggatgcacccaaatatatgGGCTTGAGCATTTGAAACAAACTGTTGGGCATTTTTCCCCATGCATGCCAAATTGGCCTGGCGCGGACCATGAATTGGGCTCTACCTCATCTATGTCCAGGCTCAACCCACGTGATATTTGTAATTTGTGTGAAATATAAACCACATCCCAAACCAAAGTGCGCGATCGCAGGAGCAGCCCATCAAATCGAAATAGCGCAAGGTCCAGGTCGTAAAATTCCCGAGTCTTTCTATCCAACGCAAGACACAAACCCTTTCCCCTTCCCCCTTCCTCGAGTCCTTTGGAGCACGACGCTAGCGCGCTACACACCGATCAGGCGCGCCGAAGCAGCCGCTCATcttccggcgccggcggagctcgacggccaCCGCGCCGGGAGCGGCCATGTCGAAGAAGAAGACCGTCACGACGATGACGCTCAAGGATTTCCATGGCGGCTCTATCCCGTCCGAGCTCCCGCTCCCCTCCGCCCCAGGAGTGTAAGTTTCGCACCGAACCCTAGTCCTCTCCATCCGCCCTCCGCTGCTCCTCCGGCCCCTCGTTCGGGGACGTGAACTAACCAGGTTCAATCTCTTTCGTCGCAGCACCCCTCGCCCGGCGGACCGCCCCGTGACATCCGCGTCTCCCGTCGCGGCTGCAGTGGCACGGCCCCGCGTCCCGGTCCCTTCCCCTACTGCCgcggctgcggccgccgccgcgatgcCGTCCTTCCTTACCACCCCGTCGCGCATCGGCCGCCACTTCGACGAGGACGA
This portion of the Panicum virgatum strain AP13 chromosome 2N, P.virgatum_v5, whole genome shotgun sequence genome encodes:
- the LOC120661600 gene encoding isopentenyl-diphosphate Delta-isomerase I translates to MAAAAGDDAGMDAVQRRLMFEDECILVDEQDNVVGHESKYNCHLMEKIESENLLHRAFSVFLFNSKYELLLQQRSATKVTFPLVWTNTCCSHPLYRESELIQENYLGVRNAAQRKLLDELGIPAEDAPVDQFTPVGRMLYKAPSDGKWGEHELDSILIIVRDVKLQPNPDEVADVKYVNREQLKELIQKADAGEDGVKLSPWFRLIVDNFLMRWWDHVEKGTLSEVVDMETIHKLKE